The following are from one region of the Rhizobacter sp. AJA081-3 genome:
- a CDS encoding transporter, with protein MTLHRPAHLLAAFAVFALCGTAQAARPLATEDADVLERGQCEAEGVIAQSKPSGEPSTRGWTAQGACGIGINTQLALAYNRSRTDDADASALLFGGKTAILSREGDGLGLSLAFGLVSAKADTGSMEHELTYLNAVATRELARGWTGHANLGWLRSESASANSTTWNLAVEHALGNGVDLMGEVYGDDRAKPWIGVGARWAVSDKLSLNANWATQRETPRVNAWSIGFKLAF; from the coding sequence ATGACTTTGCACCGCCCTGCCCACCTGCTCGCCGCCTTCGCAGTGTTCGCGCTGTGTGGCACGGCACAGGCCGCCCGGCCGCTGGCCACCGAAGATGCCGACGTACTCGAGCGCGGCCAGTGCGAAGCCGAAGGCGTGATCGCGCAGTCCAAGCCTTCGGGCGAACCCTCCACGCGCGGCTGGACGGCGCAGGGCGCCTGCGGCATCGGCATCAACACCCAGCTGGCGCTGGCCTACAACCGCAGCCGCACCGACGATGCCGATGCTTCGGCGCTGCTGTTCGGCGGCAAGACAGCGATCCTGTCACGCGAAGGCGACGGCCTGGGTCTCTCGCTGGCCTTCGGCCTGGTGTCGGCGAAGGCCGATACCGGCTCGATGGAGCACGAACTCACCTATCTGAACGCGGTGGCCACGCGCGAGCTGGCGCGCGGCTGGACCGGACACGCCAACCTCGGCTGGCTGCGCAGCGAAAGCGCCAGCGCGAACAGCACCACCTGGAACCTGGCGGTCGAACACGCGCTGGGCAACGGCGTCGACCTGATGGGCGAGGTCTACGGCGACGACCGCGCCAAGCCCTGGATCGGCGTGGGTGCACGCTGGGCGGTGTCGGACAAGCTGAGCCTGAACGCCAACTGGGCCACGCAGCGCGAGACGCCTCGCGTGAACGCCTGGTCGATCGGTTTCAAACTGGCGTTCTGA
- a CDS encoding DNA translocase FtsK, whose translation MTFPLGSLRADGGAGQTASPGPTGRKGRDSAAAPAGTASVTPRWRARLALGFGAVLWLLALLALATHSPADPAFTTSGAVAQATNKAGTLGAWFADGAYFVCGFSAWWLLLIGLRGWLGALARVLRSEQPPVAPVDPHEPPAWLFWVGIVVLMAASCALESTRLYQFESRVAGGHAGGVLGYLLGPASQKLLGFAGSGVLWIAALVAGIAMSLQFSWLRVAESIGTWLESFREKRAERIERAEDIRLGERALREREEVVEVEHQLHEEHIPIVIEEPVAELPKSARVAKERQKPLFVELADTKLPQVDLLDAAPGVRQESVTPETLEMTSRLIEKKLKDFGVEVRVVAASPGPVITRYEVEPATGVKGAQVVNLAKDLARSLSLVSIRVVETIPGKTTMALELPNAKRQMIRLSEILGSQVYNDASSQLTMGLGKDIVGNAMVADLAKMPHCLVAGTTGSGKSVGINAMILSLLYKAEARDVRLILIDPKMLEMSMYEGIPHLLAPVVTDMKQAANALNWCVGEMERRYKLMSKMGVRNLSGYNKKIADATERGELIPNPFSLTPEAPEPLERLPFIVVVIDELADLMMVVGKKIEELIARLAQKARASGIHLILATQRPSVDVITGLIKANIPTRLSFQVSSKIDSRTILDQMGAEALLGQGDMLYLTPGGGLPVRVHGAFVSDEEVHRVVEYLKSQGEPNYIEGILEGGVLDGEGGDVLAGEAGAGGGESDPMYDQAVAIVLQHKRASISLVQRHLRIGYNRAARLLEQMEKSGLVSAMSTNGNRDIIVPNRDA comes from the coding sequence ATGACGTTTCCACTCGGATCGCTGCGCGCCGACGGGGGCGCGGGCCAGACAGCTTCTCCCGGCCCCACGGGCCGCAAGGGGCGCGACAGCGCCGCCGCACCCGCGGGCACGGCGTCGGTCACGCCGCGCTGGCGCGCGCGCCTCGCTCTGGGCTTCGGCGCGGTGCTGTGGCTGCTCGCGCTGCTCGCTCTGGCCACGCACAGCCCTGCCGACCCGGCCTTCACCACCTCCGGCGCTGTGGCGCAGGCCACCAACAAGGCCGGCACGCTGGGCGCGTGGTTCGCCGACGGTGCCTACTTCGTGTGCGGCTTCTCGGCCTGGTGGCTGCTGCTGATCGGCCTGCGAGGCTGGCTCGGCGCACTGGCCCGCGTGCTGCGCAGCGAGCAGCCGCCGGTGGCGCCGGTCGATCCGCACGAGCCGCCGGCCTGGCTGTTCTGGGTCGGCATCGTGGTGCTGATGGCGGCCAGCTGCGCGCTCGAGTCGACGCGCCTGTACCAGTTCGAATCGCGCGTGGCCGGCGGCCATGCCGGCGGCGTGCTCGGCTACCTGCTCGGCCCGGCGAGCCAGAAGCTGCTCGGCTTCGCCGGCTCCGGCGTGCTGTGGATCGCCGCGCTGGTGGCGGGCATCGCGATGTCGCTGCAGTTCTCGTGGCTGCGCGTGGCCGAGTCCATCGGCACCTGGCTGGAATCGTTCCGCGAGAAGCGCGCCGAGCGCATCGAGCGCGCCGAAGACATCCGCCTGGGCGAGCGCGCGCTGCGCGAGCGCGAAGAGGTGGTCGAGGTCGAGCACCAACTGCACGAGGAGCACATCCCGATCGTCATCGAGGAGCCGGTGGCAGAGCTGCCGAAGTCGGCGCGTGTGGCCAAGGAGCGGCAGAAGCCGCTCTTCGTCGAGCTCGCCGACACCAAGCTGCCGCAGGTCGACCTGCTCGACGCGGCGCCAGGTGTTCGCCAGGAGTCGGTGACGCCCGAGACGCTGGAGATGACCTCGCGGCTGATCGAGAAGAAGCTCAAGGACTTCGGCGTCGAGGTGCGCGTGGTCGCGGCCTCGCCCGGCCCGGTGATCACGCGCTACGAGGTCGAGCCGGCCACCGGCGTGAAGGGCGCGCAGGTGGTCAACCTCGCCAAGGACCTGGCGCGCTCGCTGTCGCTGGTGAGCATCCGCGTCGTCGAGACCATCCCCGGCAAGACGACCATGGCGCTGGAGCTGCCCAACGCCAAGCGTCAGATGATCCGCCTGTCCGAGATCCTCGGCTCGCAGGTCTACAACGACGCTTCCTCGCAGCTGACCATGGGCCTGGGCAAGGACATCGTCGGCAACGCGATGGTCGCCGACTTGGCGAAGATGCCGCATTGCCTGGTCGCCGGCACCACCGGCTCGGGCAAGTCGGTGGGCATCAACGCGATGATCCTCTCGCTGCTCTACAAGGCCGAGGCGCGCGACGTGCGCCTGATCCTGATCGACCCGAAGATGCTCGAGATGAGCATGTACGAGGGCATCCCGCACCTGCTCGCGCCGGTGGTCACCGACATGAAGCAGGCGGCCAACGCGCTGAACTGGTGTGTCGGCGAGATGGAGCGCCGCTACAAGCTGATGAGCAAGATGGGCGTGCGCAACCTGTCGGGCTACAACAAGAAGATCGCCGATGCCACCGAGCGCGGCGAGCTGATTCCCAACCCGTTCAGCCTCACGCCCGAAGCGCCGGAGCCGCTGGAGCGGCTGCCCTTCATCGTAGTCGTCATCGACGAACTGGCCGACCTGATGATGGTGGTGGGCAAGAAGATCGAGGAGCTGATCGCGCGCTTGGCGCAGAAGGCGCGCGCCTCGGGCATCCACCTGATTCTGGCCACGCAGCGGCCGAGCGTCGACGTGATCACCGGCCTGATCAAGGCGAACATCCCGACGCGGCTGAGCTTCCAGGTGTCGAGCAAGATCGACTCGCGCACCATCCTCGACCAGATGGGCGCCGAGGCGCTGCTCGGCCAGGGCGACATGCTCTACCTCACACCGGGCGGCGGGCTGCCGGTGCGCGTGCACGGCGCCTTCGTGTCGGACGAAGAGGTGCATCGCGTCGTCGAGTACCTGAAGAGCCAGGGCGAGCCCAACTACATCGAAGGCATCCTCGAAGGCGGCGTGCTCGACGGCGAGGGTGGCGACGTGCTGGCCGGCGAGGCCGGTGCGGGCGGCGGCGAAAGCGACCCGATGTACGACCAGGCAGTGGCCATCGTGCTGCAGCACAAGCGCGCCTCGATCTCGCTGGTGCAGCGCCATCTGCGCATCGGCTACAACCGAGCCGCGCGATTGCTGGAACAAATGGAGAAATCCGGGCTCGTAAGTGCCATGTCCACCAACGGCAATCGCGACATCATCGTCCCGAACCGCGACGCATGA
- the lolA gene encoding outer membrane lipoprotein chaperone LolA, which yields MNFRFPLLLALCTAAVSARADAVDTLREFVREVKTGKAQFTQTVTSPDGAKKKTSSGSFEFARPNRFRFAYTKPFEQVIVADGQKVWIYDADLNQVSSRKLSAAIGATPAALLAGGNLEKDFELSALPAQDGIEWAAAKPRAKEGAFDTLKVGFRGKELAAVEIVDSFGQRSYLQFSQFRPNSATAAETFKFVAPKGADVIEQ from the coding sequence ATGAACTTTCGTTTCCCGCTGTTGCTGGCACTTTGCACTGCCGCCGTTTCTGCCCGCGCCGATGCCGTCGACACCCTGCGCGAGTTCGTGCGCGAGGTGAAGACCGGCAAGGCGCAGTTCACCCAGACCGTCACCTCGCCCGACGGCGCGAAGAAGAAGACCAGCAGCGGCAGCTTCGAGTTCGCGCGGCCGAATCGCTTCCGCTTCGCCTACACCAAGCCTTTTGAGCAGGTCATCGTGGCCGACGGCCAGAAGGTCTGGATCTACGACGCCGACCTGAACCAGGTCAGCTCGCGAAAGCTGTCGGCCGCCATCGGCGCCACGCCGGCGGCCTTGCTGGCCGGCGGCAACCTCGAGAAGGACTTCGAGCTCTCCGCGTTGCCGGCGCAGGACGGCATCGAATGGGCGGCCGCCAAGCCGAGAGCGAAAGAGGGCGCCTTCGACACGCTGAAGGTCGGCTTTCGAGGCAAGGAGCTCGCCGCCGTGGAGATCGTCGACAGCTTCGGCCAGCGCTCCTACCTGCAGTTCAGCCAGTTCAGGCCGAACTCGGCGACCGCGGCCGAAACCTTCAAGTTCGTCGCGCCCAAGGGCGCCGACGTGATCGAGCAGTAG
- a CDS encoding replication-associated recombination protein A → MSTLDLPLEPPAPELPAGAPLAERLRPATLADVIGQQHLLGPGKPLRAAFESGRLHSMVLWGPPGVGKTTLARLVATAFDAQFIAISAVLGGVKDIREAVERAQAVQAQGRRTVVFVDEVHRFNKSQQDAFLPHVESGLFTFIGATTENPSFEVNSALLSRATVHVLKSLSDDDMLALLERARAMLQAPPMSEPAATRLIGYADGDARRLLNAYENLVAMLGAVAEIDEPMLEKSLGEQLRRYDKGGEQFYDTISALHKSVRGSDPDAALYWFVRMLDGGVDPRYAARRLIRMASEDIGLADPRALRMALDAAETYERLGSPEGELTLAQAVVYLAVAPKSNAVYTAYKAVRAFIAADGTRPVPLHLRNAPTKLMKNLDYGKGYRYAHDEEGGFAAGEDYWPEGMQPPGFYEPVPRGLEIRIGEKLDELRRLNEAAKKRR, encoded by the coding sequence ATGTCCACGCTCGACCTTCCGCTGGAGCCGCCCGCCCCCGAGCTGCCCGCCGGCGCACCGCTGGCCGAACGGCTGCGCCCGGCCACGCTCGCCGACGTGATCGGCCAGCAGCACCTGCTCGGCCCGGGCAAGCCGCTGCGCGCGGCCTTCGAGTCGGGGCGGCTGCACTCGATGGTCCTGTGGGGGCCGCCGGGCGTGGGCAAGACCACGCTGGCACGGCTGGTGGCCACCGCCTTCGACGCACAGTTCATCGCCATCTCGGCGGTGCTCGGCGGCGTGAAGGACATCCGCGAGGCCGTCGAGCGCGCGCAGGCCGTGCAGGCCCAGGGCCGGCGCACCGTGGTCTTCGTCGACGAAGTGCACCGCTTCAACAAGAGCCAGCAGGACGCCTTCCTGCCGCACGTCGAATCAGGCCTGTTCACCTTCATCGGCGCGACCACGGAGAACCCGTCGTTCGAGGTCAACTCCGCGCTGCTGTCGCGCGCCACGGTGCACGTGCTGAAGAGCCTGAGCGACGACGACATGCTCGCGTTGCTCGAGCGGGCAAGGGCGATGCTGCAGGCGCCGCCGATGAGCGAGCCTGCGGCCACGCGGCTGATCGGCTACGCCGACGGCGACGCGCGCCGCCTGCTCAATGCCTACGAGAACCTCGTCGCGATGCTCGGCGCGGTGGCCGAGATCGACGAACCCATGCTCGAGAAGTCTCTCGGCGAGCAGCTGCGCCGCTACGACAAGGGCGGCGAGCAGTTCTACGACACCATCTCGGCGCTGCACAAGTCGGTGCGCGGCAGCGACCCGGACGCGGCGCTGTACTGGTTCGTGCGCATGCTCGACGGCGGTGTCGATCCGCGCTACGCGGCGCGCCGCCTGATCCGCATGGCCAGCGAGGACATCGGCCTGGCCGACCCGCGCGCGCTGCGCATGGCGCTCGACGCGGCGGAGACCTACGAGCGCCTGGGCTCTCCCGAGGGCGAGCTGACGCTCGCGCAGGCGGTGGTCTACCTCGCCGTGGCGCCGAAAAGCAACGCCGTCTACACGGCCTACAAGGCGGTGCGTGCCTTCATCGCAGCCGATGGCACCCGTCCGGTGCCGCTGCACCTGCGCAATGCGCCGACGAAGCTGATGAAGAACCTCGACTACGGCAAAGGCTACCGCTATGCCCACGACGAGGAGGGCGGTTTCGCCGCCGGCGAGGACTACTGGCCCGAGGGCATGCAGCCGCCAGGCTTCTACGAGCCGGTGCCGCGCGGTCTGGAGATCCGCATCGGCGAGAAATTGGACGAATTGCGCCGTTTGAACGAAGCGGCGAAGAAACGTCGGTGA
- a CDS encoding branched-chain amino acid ABC transporter permease, producing the protein METFIQQIINGLVLGSMYALVALGYTMVYGIINLINFAHGEVLMVGALVSWTIVTALSGSGLPGWLIMLISLVAAIVICSALNFTIEKVAYRPLRSAPRLAPLITAMGMSLLLQTLAMIIWKPTIKSYPILLPTEPINVFGAVINTVQILILVITAVTLASLMYLVNYTKLGRAMRATAENPRVAGLMGVRPDMVISATFIIGASLAAIAGVMWAANYGSASHTMGFLPGLKAFTAAVFGGIGNLAGAMVGGIALGIIEALGAGYIGALTGGVLGSHYQDIFAFIVLILVLTLRPSGLLGERVADRA; encoded by the coding sequence ATGGAGACTTTCATCCAGCAGATCATCAATGGTCTGGTGCTCGGCAGCATGTACGCGCTGGTGGCACTGGGCTACACGATGGTCTACGGCATCATCAACCTGATCAACTTCGCGCACGGCGAGGTGCTGATGGTCGGGGCGCTCGTCAGCTGGACGATCGTGACGGCGCTGTCCGGCTCGGGCCTGCCCGGATGGCTGATCATGCTGATCTCGCTGGTGGCGGCGATCGTCATCTGCTCGGCGCTGAACTTCACCATCGAGAAGGTCGCCTACAGGCCGCTGCGCAGCGCGCCGCGCCTGGCTCCGCTGATCACTGCCATGGGCATGAGCCTGCTGCTGCAGACGCTGGCGATGATCATCTGGAAGCCGACCATCAAGTCGTACCCCATCCTGCTGCCCACCGAGCCGATCAACGTGTTCGGCGCGGTCATCAACACGGTGCAGATCCTCATCCTGGTCATCACGGCGGTCACGCTGGCGAGCCTGATGTACCTGGTCAACTACACCAAGCTGGGGCGTGCGATGCGCGCCACCGCCGAGAACCCGCGCGTGGCCGGCCTGATGGGCGTGCGCCCCGACATGGTGATTTCGGCCACCTTCATCATCGGCGCGTCGCTGGCGGCGATCGCCGGCGTGATGTGGGCCGCCAACTACGGCTCGGCCTCGCACACCATGGGCTTCCTGCCCGGGCTGAAGGCCTTCACCGCCGCGGTGTTCGGCGGCATCGGCAACCTCGCTGGCGCGATGGTGGGCGGCATCGCGCTGGGCATCATCGAGGCGCTGGGCGCGGGTTACATCGGCGCGCTCACCGGCGGCGTGCTGGGCAGCCACTACCAGGACATCTTCGCGTTCATCGTGCTCATCCTCGTGCTCACGTTGCGGCCTTCGGGCCTGCTCGGCGAGCGCGTGGCGGACCGGGCCTGA